The Gemmatimonas aurantiaca region ACCGACGAGCGCGATTTCAACATCGAACTCTACGTGAACAAGGGACGTGGCTACATCGAGAGCGATCAGCACCCGGCCGAACTGACCAAGAATCTGTCGGTCGACGTGGTGCGCATCGATGCCATCTACAGCCCGGTCCGTCGTGCGAACTTCACCGTCGCGGAAACCCGCGTCGGACAGCGCACCGACTACGACCGTCTCACGCTCACCGTCGAAACCAACGGCACGATGTCGCCCGAGGAAGCGGTGAGTTATGCGGCCGCGCTGGCCCAGACCCACTTCCAGTATTTCGTGGGCTTCGGGTCGTCCGCGTCCGCGCAGCCCGGTGCGACCGGTGACGCCGCCAACAGCGACGCCACCCGCCTCGCCGATCTGTTCCGCACCCCGATCGACGATCTCGAACTCTCGGTTCGTTCGGTCAACTCCCTGAAGAACTCCAACATCCGCTCGCTCGGCGATCTGGTTCGCCAGACCGAGGCGCAGATCCTCCAGGTCAAGAACTTCGGCAAGAAGTCCCTGCAGGAAATCGCCGCGCTGCTCGAGAAGGAAGGGCTCAACTTCGGCATGCGCTACGAAGAGAGTGCGGACGGTGTCCGCATCCTCGACATGGGCACCCCGCCCAGCCGCGCGGCCGAGAATGCGCCCGACGAAGAAGACGACGAGGATTGATCTCCCATGCGCCATCGTAAGGCCAACCGCCAGCTCCGGCGGACCAGTGAGCAGCGCCTCGCGCTGCTTCGCAACCTCGCCACCTCGCTCATCGAGCAGGGGGCGATCGAGACGACCGAGGCCAAGGCCAAGGAGCTCCGCCCGTTCGTCGAAAAGCTCATCACCAAGGCCCGCACCGGCACGCTTCACGCGCGTCGGCTCGCCGGCAAGCACGTCCAG contains the following coding sequences:
- a CDS encoding DNA-directed RNA polymerase subunit alpha — its product is MATIDLSGLVRPQLVEATKREDNPNLAEFRLQPLERGFGHTLGNAMRRLLLSSLRGSAVWAFRIDGVVHEHQTIGGVVEDVHQIIGNLKTLTLSLPDEVEQTVLRIAKSGPGTVTAADIVATGGVRIVDPAHHLFTITDERDFNIELYVNKGRGYIESDQHPAELTKNLSVDVVRIDAIYSPVRRANFTVAETRVGQRTDYDRLTLTVETNGTMSPEEAVSYAAALAQTHFQYFVGFGSSASAQPGATGDAANSDATRLADLFRTPIDDLELSVRSVNSLKNSNIRSLGDLVRQTEAQILQVKNFGKKSLQEIAALLEKEGLNFGMRYEESADGVRILDMGTPPSRAAENAPDEEDDED
- the rplQ gene encoding 50S ribosomal protein L17 — translated: MRHRKANRQLRRTSEQRLALLRNLATSLIEQGAIETTEAKAKELRPFVEKLITKARTGTLHARRLAGKHVQKREAADKLFQELGPAFATRPGGYTRILKTGHRKGDGAEMARIELILS